The Hymenobacter baengnokdamensis genome includes a region encoding these proteins:
- a CDS encoding aminotransferase class III-fold pyridoxal phosphate-dependent enzyme produces MNFPKSDDLYARAQKIMTPVTQTLAKGPGQYTKGASPKYVKRGKGSHVWDVDGNEYIDYQMGIGPLSLGYAYPRVDEAIKAQLEDGITFSMMHELEVEVAELIHEIIPNAESIRISKTGADVCSAAVRVSRAFTGRKDVLCCGYHGWHDWYIGTTSRDKGIPQESKDLVSAFEYNNLDSFKELLTPDVACVILEPFIFDAPKDNFLHEVARLCKENGTLLIFDEMWTGFRIAIGGAQEYFGITPDLAVYSKACANGMPIALLTGPKDVMQLFEQDVFFFTTFGGEALSLAATIATISEMREKNVPAFLASQGNKLKEGYNKIAADLGLSQYTKCYGYDCRSIVTFDASAGNPLEVKAFVQQELFKQGILWGGFHNMSFSHTDEDVAKTLAAYEAVLPLLKDAIEKGDVASRLEGEPVEAVFRKVTNAAPVKAK; encoded by the coding sequence ATGAATTTCCCCAAATCCGACGACCTCTACGCCCGGGCGCAGAAAATCATGACCCCGGTTACCCAGACCCTTGCCAAGGGGCCGGGCCAATACACCAAGGGGGCTAGTCCCAAGTACGTGAAGCGCGGCAAGGGCTCGCACGTGTGGGATGTGGACGGTAACGAATATATTGACTACCAGATGGGTATTGGTCCGCTCAGCCTGGGCTATGCTTATCCGCGGGTCGATGAAGCCATTAAGGCGCAGCTGGAGGATGGTATTACCTTCTCGATGATGCACGAGCTGGAAGTAGAGGTGGCGGAGCTGATTCACGAGATTATCCCGAATGCCGAAAGCATCCGCATCTCCAAAACCGGGGCCGACGTGTGCTCGGCGGCGGTGCGCGTGAGCCGGGCCTTCACCGGCCGCAAGGACGTGCTGTGCTGCGGCTACCACGGCTGGCACGACTGGTACATCGGTACCACAAGCCGCGACAAGGGCATTCCTCAGGAAAGCAAGGACCTGGTGAGCGCGTTTGAGTACAACAACCTCGACTCGTTCAAGGAGCTGCTGACCCCGGACGTGGCCTGCGTTATCCTGGAGCCGTTTATCTTCGACGCGCCCAAAGACAACTTCCTGCACGAAGTAGCCCGCCTCTGCAAGGAGAACGGCACGCTGCTGATTTTCGACGAGATGTGGACCGGCTTTCGCATCGCCATCGGCGGCGCGCAGGAGTATTTCGGCATCACGCCCGACCTCGCAGTTTACTCCAAGGCCTGCGCCAACGGCATGCCCATCGCGCTGCTGACGGGCCCCAAAGACGTTATGCAGCTGTTTGAGCAGGACGTATTTTTCTTCACCACCTTCGGCGGCGAAGCCCTGAGCCTGGCGGCTACCATTGCTACCATCAGCGAGATGCGCGAGAAAAACGTGCCCGCGTTCCTGGCCAGCCAGGGCAATAAGCTGAAGGAAGGCTACAACAAAATTGCCGCCGACCTCGGCCTGAGCCAATACACCAAGTGCTACGGCTACGACTGCCGTAGTATCGTCACCTTCGATGCCAGCGCCGGCAACCCGCTGGAAGTGAAAGCCTTCGTGCAGCAGGAGCTTTTCAAGCAGGGCATTCTGTGGGGCGGCTTCCACAACATGAGCTTCTCGCACACCGACGAAGACGTGGCCAAGACGCTGGCGGCCTACGAAGCCGTGCTGCCCCTGCTGAAGGACGCCATCGAAAAAGGCGACGTAGCCAGCCGCCTCGAAGGTGAGCCGGTAGAGGCCGTATTCCGCAAGGTGACCAATGCCGCGCCGGTGAAGGCGAAGTAG
- a CDS encoding SDR family oxidoreductase, giving the protein MNFFDLTNKTAIVTGACGLIGQKHCEALALAGANVVVADLHLDKAREVAAGLPGGIHLPLAVDVTSPESLAAARDAIIERFGHLDILVNNAAINDMFENPALAADLSKFENFPLATFRQVLDVNVTGIFLAAQVFGTPMAEQGSGSIINVASTYGIVGPDQSIYRNEAGEQTFYKSPSYPMTKGAVVNFTRYLAAYWGAKGVRVNTLSPGGVENSQDAFFVKQYSAKTPLGRMALPTDYQGAVVFLASDASAYMTGANLVVDGGWTAI; this is encoded by the coding sequence ATGAATTTCTTCGACTTAACCAATAAAACGGCCATCGTAACGGGCGCGTGCGGCCTTATTGGCCAGAAGCACTGCGAAGCCCTGGCCCTGGCCGGCGCCAACGTGGTCGTGGCCGACCTGCACCTCGACAAAGCCCGCGAAGTAGCCGCCGGTCTGCCCGGCGGGATTCACTTGCCGCTGGCCGTAGACGTAACCTCGCCCGAGTCGCTGGCCGCCGCCCGCGACGCCATTATCGAGCGCTTCGGCCACCTCGATATTCTGGTGAATAATGCCGCCATCAACGACATGTTTGAGAACCCGGCCCTGGCTGCCGACCTCAGCAAGTTTGAGAATTTTCCACTCGCTACGTTTCGGCAGGTGCTGGACGTGAACGTGACCGGTATTTTCCTCGCCGCGCAGGTATTCGGCACGCCGATGGCCGAGCAAGGCAGCGGCTCTATCATCAACGTGGCCAGTACTTATGGTATCGTGGGCCCCGACCAGAGCATCTACCGCAACGAAGCCGGCGAGCAAACCTTTTATAAATCACCATCTTATCCCATGACCAAGGGCGCGGTGGTGAATTTTACCCGCTACCTGGCCGCCTATTGGGGCGCCAAGGGCGTGCGCGTGAATACGCTCTCGCCGGGCGGCGTCGAAAACAGCCAGGATGCCTTCTTCGTGAAGCAGTACAGCGCCAAAACCCCCCTAGGCCGCATGGCCCTGCCCACCGACTACCAGGGCGCGGTGGTATTCCTCGCGTCCGATGCCTCGGCCTACATGACCGGCGCCAACCTGGTGGTAGATGGCGGCTGGACCGCCATTTAG
- a CDS encoding KdsC family phosphatase, with the protein MKHADLAAKARRIKLLLTDCDGVLTDGGVYYGESGEVLKRFNIRDGMGVERLRAVGVETGIVTGERSPSVQKRADKLKISELHLGIKDKATLLGEILARLGLTAEQVAFLGDDTNDVEILGLVGLAACPGDATVFARSAADYRCQAHGGHGAFRELAELIISCQTGGQPATHDEHSE; encoded by the coding sequence ATGAAGCACGCTGACCTGGCTGCCAAAGCCCGCCGCATCAAGCTGCTACTTACTGATTGCGACGGCGTGCTGACCGATGGAGGCGTGTATTACGGCGAAAGTGGTGAAGTATTAAAAAGATTTAATATTCGCGATGGAATGGGTGTGGAGCGCCTGCGGGCCGTGGGCGTCGAAACGGGTATCGTGACCGGCGAGCGCTCACCTTCGGTGCAGAAGCGGGCCGATAAGCTGAAAATCAGTGAGTTGCACCTCGGCATCAAGGACAAGGCTACTTTGCTGGGTGAGATTCTGGCCCGCCTTGGCCTCACGGCCGAGCAGGTGGCTTTCCTGGGTGATGATACCAACGACGTGGAAATTCTGGGCCTGGTGGGTCTGGCGGCCTGCCCCGGCGATGCCACGGTTTTTGCCCGTAGCGCCGCCGACTACCGCTGCCAGGCGCACGGCGGGCACGGCGCTTTCCGCGAGCTGGCCGAGCTGATTATCAGCTGCCAGACCGGCGGGCAGCCTGCCACCCACGACGAACATTCTGAATAA